The region AGCGAGCTTCCAGGCGCAGGATGGTCAGTGGCGTATCGCACCGTACTACCATCTGTTTGGTAGCGACGAAATGTCCCAGCGCGCGCCGGTCTTCCAGACGCGTATGCCGAAACCGTACATCAAACTCAACCCGGCTGATGCCGCGAAGTTGGGCGTTAATGCCGGTACACGCGTTTCCTTCAGCTATGATGGCAATACGGTCACGTTGCCCGTTGAAATTTCTGAAGGATTAACGGCAGGGCAGGTTGGTTTGCCGATGGGTATGCCTGGCATCGCGCCGGTTCTGGCAGGTGCGCGTCTTGAGGATCTGCAGGAGGCACAACAATGAGTTGGATTACACCCGATCTGATTGAGATCCTGCTGAGCATTCTCAAAGCGGTCGTGATCCTGCTGGTGGTGGTCACCTGCGGGGCATTCATGAGCTTTGGCGAACGTCGTCTGCTGGGTCTGTTCCAGAACCGTTACGGACCGAACCGTGTTGGCTGGGGCGGTTCGCTCCAGCTGGTGGCGGACATGATCAAGATGTTCTTTAAAGAAGACTGGATCCCGAAATTCTCGGATCGCGTCATCTTTACGCTGGCACCGATGATCGCCTTCACCTCACTGCTGCTGGCTTTTGCCATCGTGCCGGTGAGTCCGAACTGGGTGGTTGCTGACCTGAACATCGGGATTCTGTTCTTCCTGATGATGGCGGGCCTCGCGGTATACGCGGTGCTGTTCGCCGGTTGGTCGAGCAATAACAAATACTCGCTGCTGGGTGCAATGCGTGCGTCTGCACAAACGCTCAGCTACGAAGTGTTCCTCGGGCTTTCCCTGATGGGCGTGGTGGCGCAGGCCGGTTCATTTAATATGACCGACATCGTCAACAACCAGGCTGATATCTGGAACGTCATTCCGCAGTTCTTTGGTTTTGTCACCTTTGCCATCGCGGGCGTAGCGGTATGTCACCGTCACCCGTTTGACCAGCCGGAAGCCGAGCAGGAACTGGCCGATGGTTACCACATTGAATACTCCGGTATGAAATTCGGTCTGTTCTTTGTGGGTGAGTACATCGGTATCGTCACCATTTCTGCGCTGATGGTTACCCTGTTCTTCGGTGGCTGGCATGGCCCGTTCTTACCACCATTCGTCTGGTTCGCGCTGAAAACCGCGTTCTTCATGATGATGTTCATTTTGATTCGTGCGTCGTTACCGCGTCCTCGTTATGACCAGGTAATGTCCTTCGGCTGGAAAGTCTGTCTGCCGCTGACGCTCGTCAACTTGCTGGTAACGGCGGCTGTCATTCTCTGGCAGGCGCAATAAGGGACACAAAGACCATGACCTTAAAAGAATTGTTAGTAGGCTTCGGCACCCAGGTACGCAGTATCTGGATGATCGGCCTGCATGCGTTCGCGAAACGCGAAACGCAGATGTACCCGGAAGAGCCGGTCTATCTACCGCCGCGTTTTCGCGGACGCATCGTGCTGACGCGCGATCCTGACGGTGAAGAGCGTTGCGTTGCGTGTAACCTGTGTGCGGTAGCCTGTCCGGTAGGTTGTATCTCTCTGCAAAAAGCAGAGACCAAAGACGGCCGCTGGTATCCGGAGTTTTTCCGCATTAACTTCTCACGCTGCATTTTCTGTGGCCTGTGCGAAGAAGCCTGTCCGACAACGGCTATTCAGCTTACCCCTGATTTTGAACTGGGTGAGTACAAGCGTCAGGACCTGGTTTACGAGAAAGAGGATCTGCTGATCTCCGGTCCGGGCAAATACCCGGAATATAACTTCTACCGGATGGCAGGTATGGCAATCGACGGCAAAGATAAGGGCGAAGCAGAGAACGAAGCCAAGCCTATCGACGTCAAGAGCCTGTTACCGTAAGGAGAGGGGCAATGGAGTTCGCTTTTTATATCTGTGGCCTGATAGCCATTCTCGCAACCTTGCGGGTGATCACCCATACCAATCCGGTACACGCACTGCTGTATCTGATTATTTCGCTGCTGGCGATTTCCGGGGTGTTCTTCTCGTTGGGCGCTTACTTCGCGGGTGCGCTGGAAATTATCGTCTACGCGGGCGCCATCATGGTGCTGTTCGTGTTCGTGGTAATGATGCTCAACCTCGGTGGCTCTGAAATTGAACAAGAACGTCAGTGGCTGAAACCACAGGTGTGGATTGGTCCGGCGATTCTGTCGGCCATCATGCTGGTGGTGATTGTCTACGCCATTCTCGGTGTTAACGATCAGGGTATCGACGGTACGCCAATTAGCGCGAAAGCGGTCGGTATTTCCCTGTTCGGACCTTATGTTCTGGCGGTTGAGCTGGCTTCAATGCTGCTGTTGGCAGGCCTGGTTGTGGCCTTCCACGTCGGTCGCGAAGAGCGTATGGGTGAGGTGCTGAGCAACCGTACCGACGATCGCGCGAAAAGAAAAACGGAGGAGCACGCATGATCCCCTTACAACATGGACTGATCCTCGCGGCTGTCTTATTCGTACTGGGCTTAACGGGTCTGGTTATCCGTCGCAATCTGCTGTTTATGCTGATCGGGCTGGAAATCATGATTAACGCTTCCGCGCTGGCCTTTGTGGTCGCCGGTAGCTACTGGGGCCAGACCGATGGTCAGGTGATGTATATCCTCGCCATCAGCCTCGCGGCTGCTGAAGCGAGCATCGGACTTGCGCTGTTGCTGCAACTTCATCGCCGTCGCCAGAACCTGAACATCGATTCAGTAAGTGAGATGCGTGGATGAACATGCTTGCCTTAACCATTATTCTGCCATTGATTGGCTTTGTACTACTGGCGTTCTCTCGCGGTCGTTGGTCAGAAAATCTGTCCGCTACCGTGGGTGTCGGGTCGATTGGCCTGGCTGCGCTGGTGACTGCGTTTGTTGGCGTTGATTTCTTCGCTAACGGCAAACAAGCATTTAGCGTGCCGCTGTGGACGTGGATGTCCGTTGGCGACTTCAACATCGGTTTCAACCTGGTGCTGGATGGTCTGTCGCTGACCATGCTCTCGGTGGTGACCGGCGTGGGCTTCCTGATCCACATGTTCGCGTCCTGGTACATGCGCGGTGAAGAGGGGTACTCCCGTTTCTTCGCTTACACCAACCTGTTTATCGCCAGCATGGTCGTTCTGGTCCTGGCGGATAACCTGCTGTTGATGTACCTCGGCTGGGAAGGCGTGGGTCTGTGTTCCTATCTGTTGATCGGCTTCTACTACACCGATCCGAAGAATGGCGCAGCTGCAATGAAAGCGTTTGTCGTGACCCGTGTGGGTGACGTCTTCCTCGCTTTCGCACTGTTCATTCTTTACAACGAACTGGGCACGCTGAACTTCCGCGAAATGGTTGAACTGGCGCCTGCGCACTTTGCCGACGGCAATAACATGCTGATGTGGGCAACACTGATGCTGCTGGGCGGCGCGGTAGGTAAATCGGCACAGCTGCCGTTGCAGACATGGCTTGCAGACGCGATGGCGGGTCCAACCCCAGTCTCCGCGCTGATCCACGCCGCAACGATGGTTACCGCGGGTGTCTACCTGATTGCGCGTACCCATGGCCTGTTCCTGATGACCCCGGAAATCCTGCATCTGGTGGGGATTATCGGTGCGATCACGCTGGTGCTGGCAGGTTTCGCTGCGCTGGTGCAGACCGACATCAAACGCGTTCTGGCGTATTCCACCATGAGCCAGATTGGCTACATGTTCCTGGCGCTCGGCGTTCAGGCATGGGATGCGGCAATTTTCCACCTGATGACGCACGCCTTCTTTAAAGCGCTGCTGTTCCTGGCCTCCGGTTCGGTGATTCTGGCTTGCCATCACGAACAGAACATCTTCAAGATGGGCGGCCTGCGTAAGTCTATTCCGCTGGTGTATCTCTGCTTCCTGATTGGTGGTGCGGCGCTGTCGGCTCTGCCGCTGATTACCGCAGGCTTCTTCAGTAAGGATGAGATCCTGGCCGGTGCGATGGCGAATGGTCATATCAATCTGATGGTTGCAGGTCTGGTCGGCGCGTTTATGACCTCTCTGTACACCTTCCGAATGATTTTCATCGTGTTCCACGGTAAAGAACAAATTCACGCTCACGCAGGGAAGGGGATTACCCACCACCTGCCGCTGATTGTGCTGATGATTCTGTCCACCTTTGTTGGCGCGCTGATTGTACCGCCGCTGCAGGGTGTGCTTCCGGCAACAACCGAGCTTGAGCATGGTCGCGTGATGACGCTGGAAATTACCTCCGGTATCGTAGCGATTGCGGGCATCCTGATTGCAGCCTGGCTGTGGCTGGGTCAACGTACTCTGGTGACCTCAATTGCCAACAGTGCGCCGGGTCGCCTGCTGGGGACCTGGTGGTATAACGCCTGGGGCTTCGACTGGCTGTACGACAAAGTGTTCGTTAAGCCGTTCCTTGGCATTGCCTGGCTGCTGAAACGCGACCCGATGAACTCAATGATGAACATCCCGGCGATCCTTTCCCGCTTTGCAGGTAAAGGCCTGCTGTTAAGCGAGAACGGTTATCTGCGCTGGTATGTAGCATCCATGAGCATTGGCGCTGTTGTTGTGCTGGCACTGTTGATGGTACTGCGTTGAGTTTGTTGGCTGGATGAACGATTGCCGGAAGGCGCTGCGCTTATCCGGCCTACAAACCCAAAAATAATTTTTAGAATTCGTTGAAAATCTGTTCCTGAAGTACAGGCGTCATCGGCGAAGTCAGACCGGATACCGCCAGCGCAGAGCAACCGGAGCGTACTGAAGTACGCGAGGATTGCGAGCACTGCCGGGATTTGGGCTGACGAGTGAGATAGCCTGAGCAGGAGTAAATATAAGGGACATACTTAGCTATGTTATTACCCTGGTTGATATTAATCCCCTTTATCGGTGGCTTTCTGTGCTGGCAGACCGAACGCTTTGGCGTGAAGGTGCCGCGCTGGATCGCGCTGATTACCATGGGACTGACGCTGGCGCTTGGCCTGCAACTGTGGTTGCAGGGCGGCTATTCACTGACGCAATCCGCTGGCATTCCGCAGTGGCAGTCTGAATTTGTCCTGCCGTGGATCCCACGTTTTGGCATTTCTATCCATTTAGCTATCGACGGTCTGTCGCTGCTGATGGTGGTGCTGACCGGTCTGCTCGGTGTTCTGGCGGTACTGTGTTCCTGGAATGAAATCGAAAAATACCAGGGCTTCTTCCACCTGAACCTGATGTGGATCCTCGGCGGCGTAATCGGCGTGTTCCTTGCCATCGATATGTTCCTGTTCTTCTTCTTCTGGGAAATGATGCTGGTGCCGATGTACTTCCTGATCGCGCTGTGGGGGCATAAAGCTTCTGACGGTAAAACGCGTATCACGGCGGCAACTAAGTTCTTCATCTATACCCAGGCGAGTGGTCTGGTGATGTTGATTGCCATCCTGGCGCTGGTATTTGTGCACTACAAGGCGACCGGCGTCTGGACCTTCAACTATGAAGAGCTGCTGAATACCCCGATGTCCCACGGTGTGGAATATCTGCTGATGCTGGGCTTCTTCATCGCCTTCGCGGTGAAAATGCCGGTGGTTCCGCTGCACGGTTGGTTGCCGGATGCGCACTCCCAGGCACCGACCGCAGGTTCTGTTGACCTCGCGGGGATTTTGCTGAAAACCGCAGCCTACGGTCTGCTGCGTTTCTCCCTGCCGCTGTTCCCGAACGCGTCGGCGGAGTTCGCGCCTATCGCTATGTGGCTGGGTGTTATCGGTATTTTCTACGGCGCGTGGATGGCCTTTAATCAGTACGATATTAAACGTCTGATTGCCTACACCTCTGTCTCTCACATGGGCTTCGTGCTGATTGCTATCTACACTGGCAGCCAGCTGGCTTACCAGGGCGCGGTCATTCAGATGATTGCACACGGTCTGTCCGCAGCGGGTCTGTTCATCCTGTGTGGCCAGCTGTACGAACGTCTGCATACCCGTGATATGCGTATGATGGGCGGCCTGTGGGGCAAAATGAAATGGTTGCCGGCGCTGTCGATGTTCTTCGCTGTGTGTACGCTGGGTATGCCAGGCACCGGTAACTTCGTTGGCGAATTTATGATTCTGTTCGGTAGCTACCAGGTGGTTCCGGTCATTACGGTGATCTCGACCTTTGGTCTGGTATTTGCCTCTGTTTACTCGCTGGCGATGCTGCATCGCGCTTACTTCGGTAAAGCGAAAAGCCAGATTGCCAGTGTTGAACTGCCAGGGATGTCGCTGCGTGAGCTGTTTATCATCCTGTTGCTGGTCGTGCTTCTGGTACTGCTTGGCTTCTATCCGCAGCCGATTCTGGATACCTCGCATTCTGCGATGAGCAACATCCAGCAGTGGTTTGTTAATTCCGTTACTACTACAAGGCCGTAAATCGCCATGACAATAACTCCACAACACCTGATTGCGCTGCTACCGCTGCTGATCGTCGGCTTGACGGTGGTGGTTGTGATGCTCTCCATTGCGTGGCGACGCAATCACTTCCTCAATGCCACGCTGTCGGTCATTGGGCTTAACGCCGCGCTGGTTTCGCTCTGGTTTGTTGGCCAGGCGGGCGCAATGGACGTCACCCCGCTGATGCGGGTTGACGGTTTCGCTATGCTCTACACCGGGCTGGTGCTGCTGGCGAGCCTTGCCACCTGTACTTTTGCCTACCCGTGGCTGGAAGGCTATGACGACAACCGGGAAGAGTTCTACCTGCTGGTGCTGATTGCGGCGCTGGGCGGCATTTTGCTGGCCAACGCCAACCATCTGGCGGCGCTGTTCCTCGGTATCGAGCTGATCTCTCTGCCGCTGTTTGGTCTGGTTGGTTATGCGTTCCGTCAGAAACGTTCGCTGGAAGCCAGTATCAAATACACCATCCTGTCTGCCGCAGCCTCTTCCTTCCTGCTGTTCGGTATGGCGCTGGTGTACGCGCAGTCCGGCAACCTGTCGTTCGTCGCGCTCGGTAAGAGCCTTGGTGACGGCATGCTGCACGAGCCGCTGTTGCTGGCGGGCTTCGGTCTGATGATCGTCGGTCTGGGCTTTAAACTCTCTCTGGTGCCTTTCCACCTGTGGACACCAGACGTATACCAGGGCGCTCCGGCTCCGGTTTCCACCTTCCTGGCGACGGCGAGCAAAATCGCTATCTTCGGGGTGGTGATGCGTCTGTTCCTCTACGCACCGGTTGGCGACAGTGAAGCCGTCCGCATCGTGCTGGGTGTGATTGCCTTTGCTTCCATCCTCTTCGGTAACCTGATGGCGCTGAGCCAGACCAATATCAAACGTCTGCTTGGTTACTCTTCCATCTCTCACCTCGGCTATTTGCTGGTGGCGCTGATTGCGCTGCAGAGCGGCGAGATGTCAATGGAAGCGGTGGGTGTATACCTGGCCGGTTATCTGTTCAGCAGCCTCGGCGCGTTCGGCGTGGTCAGCCTGATGTCCAGCCCGTATCGTGGCCCGGATGCGGATTCACTGTTCTCTTACCGTGGTCTGTTCTGGCACCGTCCAATCCTCGCGGCAGTGATGACGGTGATGATGCTGTCTCTGGCGGGTATCCCGATGACGCTGGGCTTTATCGGTAAGTTCTACGTACTGGCTGTCGGTGTGCAGGCCAACCTGTGGTGGCTGGTTGCCGCCGTGGTGGTCGGTTCCGCGATTGGTTTGTACTACTACCTCCGCGTTGCCGTGAGCCTGTACCTGAGCGCTCCGCAGCAGCTTAACCGCGATGCGCCGTCTAACTGGCAGTACAGCGCGGGCGGTATTGTGGTGCTGATCTCTGCGCTGCTGGTTCTGATTCTCGGTGTCTATCCGCAACCGCTGATCAGCATCGTGCAGCTGGCTGCACCGCTGATGTAAGCGACACACTGATACGAAAAAACCCGCCTCGGCGGGTTTTTTTATGCGGCAAAGAAGGTCAGGCAGAAAGCTGACGGCTCACCAGCGGTCCACTGATATCTTTCGCGGCACGTTCCATCACTTCCTGAATCACAGAAGAGAGCTCGTTGATCTCAAATTTTGCTACATAGCCATCTGCTTTCACTCTGCGCACATGATCTTCATTGGCACTGCCTGAAAGGGATGAGTGGATCACGACCGGGATCTTCTTCAGACGCTCGTCGCTCTTAATTTTGCGGGTTAGCGTAAAACCGTCCATCTCCGGCATTTCCAGATCGGTGAGTACCAGCGCAATTTTCTCGCTCACAGGCTTACCTTCCGCCAGCGCTTCCTGAGACAACTGCTGAATCTTATCCCACGCATCTTTGCCCGTGACATGCATCAGATGCGGGATCTCCATCGCATTCAGCCCTTTTTCCAGCATAGCGCGGGCGACTTTTGAGTCTTCTGCCACAATGGCCACCGCACCCGGCGTAACGCTGAATTTGTTGGTTTTCAGGTTGGTGGCGCGCAGGTCATGATTTGACGGCACGATGTCATACAGGATTTGTTCGACGTCGAGTACCAGCGCCAGGTTGTTGGTCTCTTTATTGTCGTCCAGACAGGCGATACTGGTGATATAGCGGCCATTGACGGCTTTCTCGGCGGTATGCACCTGCTGCCAGTCCAGGCGCATAATATTTTCCACTGACTCCACCGCAAATGCCTGCACGCTGCGGGCATACTCCGTGATCAACAGGATGTTAAGTCCGGTCTCTGGCTTACAGCCCGCGACGGCAGGCAGGTCAATCACCGGGATCACCTGATCGCGAATATTCACCATGCCCAGCAACGGGGCTTTCATGCCTGCCGGGCGTGTAAACGTGGGCATTGGTACGATTTCACGCAGTTTGAATACGTTGATGCCAAACAGCTCTGATTTCTGCTCTTCAACAGATTTGCCGAGGCGAAACAGCAGCAGTTCAAAGCGGTTAGACAGGGTTAGGTTTGTCCTGTCATCAATGTCTTTCTGGAAATTGTTCATCCTGTCCTCAGTGTGAAAGCCAGCTATTCCACTGTTATCGGCACTGAGGCGGAAAAATAGAGCACTAAACCGTGAAAATGGCGAAATCGTGAGCCAGTTCGGTGGCCGGAAACAGCGCTCTGCACTCGTCGAGTAAACGCTGGCAGCCTTTTTCATCGTAGCGAGAACTCACGTGGGTCATTATCAGACGACCTACGCCAGCCTGCAGAGCCAGCTGCGCGGCCTGTCGGGTTGAACTGTGCCCCCGGCTGTTGGCTTTTTCCTCCATTGAGGAATCCAGCGTGGTTTCATGCACCATTACGTCCACCCTTTTTGCCAGTTCGAGGGCGCCCGCGCACGGTGCTGTATCACCGAAAATTGCGACGGATTTGCCCGGTGTTGCCGGTGCAAGAAAATCGGACCCGTTTATCGAGCGGCCATCGTCCAGCACAATCGTTTTCCCGGCTTTCAGATCCTGAAACCACGGTCCCGGTTTCACTCCCGCTGTTTTAAGCGCTTTAGCATCCAGCGCGCCGGGTTTGTCATGTTCCTCAACCCGATAACCGTAGCACTCCAACGGATGTTCCAGCGCGAAAGCCGTGACTTTGCGCAAGCCGTCATCAAGAATCTCACCGGCGGTGATTTCCACAATTTCCAGCGGATAATCAGTCCATGAGCCGCTCAGACGCAGTGCCGTTTCAGTAAATTCACGCAGCCCTTTTGGACCGTAAAGCGTTAACGGCTGGACGTTCCCCGCCATCGAACGACTACAGAGCAGACCGGGTAAACCGAAAAGGTGGTCGCCATGCAGATGGCTGATAAAAATACGCTCAAGCTTTCCGGGATTAAACGGAGTGGTGAGCATCTGGTGCTGCGTCCCTTCGCCGCAATCGAAAAGCCACAACCCCGGTTGGGTGGGGTGTTGCAGATTGAGTAATATTGCCGTTACATTGCGTGAGTGTGTGGGGACGCCTGCAGACGTGCCTAAAAATAGTAATTCCATCTTTGCGTTACACTTTTCGCCATCATTGAGGCAGGGTGTTCAGGTTAACACAACAAAGGGGCAGACAATGATTCACTGGCAAGATCTCCACCATACTGCGCTGACCGTACAGCAACTGTATGCCGTTCTCCAGTTACGCTGTGCGGTGTTCGTTGTAGAGCAACAGTGCCCGTACCAGGACGTGGACGGCGATGACTTAGTGGGGGAAAACCGTCACATCCTGGGATGGCATAACAACCAACTGGTGGCGTATGCGAGGATTCTGAAAAGTGACGACGATCTGGAACCGGTTGTGATTGGCCGGGTGATTGTAAGCGAAGCGCTACGCGGTGAAAAACTGGGACAACAACTGATGACGCAGACGCTGGCATCCTGCTCACAACACTGGCCGCACAAGGCGTTATACCTGGGGGCGCAGGCGCACCTGCAAGCATTCTACGCCCGCTTCGGTTTTATGGCGGTAACGGATGTCTATGATGAGGATGGCATCCCGCATATCGGCATGGCACGCGAGGCGTAAATCGCCACCGTTGTCTATAGTTAGCGGATACGTTAACTGAAGGGGAGAAAATAATGACTTTTCATTCTGATGAATCACGTATCGACGACGACCTGGAACTACTCAGTGAAACGCTGGAAGAAGTGCTACGTTCTTCAGGCGATCCTGCCGACCAAAAGTACCTTGAGTTAAAAGCGCGGGCGGAGCTGGCGCTGGAGGAGGTGAGAAACCGCGTAAGCCATGCCTCTGACAGCTATTACTACCGCGCGAAGCAGGCCGTATGTCGCGCTGATGACTATGTGCATGAAAAGCCCTGGCGTGGGATCGGCGTCGGCGCAACCGTCGGTTTGGTGATGGGATTATTGCTGGCACGGCGATAAATCCAGGTTCCTTACCGCGTTAATATGTACTCCCTAAACGGGGGTACTGCTTTTTCTGTCCAGTACCCCGTATAATGAGAGGTTTTTAACAGGGAGAGGTCTGCGTGCATTCAATCACTACTGCGCTGGAAAGTCTGATGCGCCATCTGTCGCAAGAGATACCAGCAGCACCTGGAATTCATATTTACGACATACCTTTCCCTCTTAATGATGCATTTGACGCTTTAG is a window of Citrobacter sp. Marseille-Q6884 DNA encoding:
- the rbn gene encoding ribonuclease BN — its product is MELLFLGTSAGVPTHSRNVTAILLNLQHPTQPGLWLFDCGEGTQHQMLTTPFNPGKLERIFISHLHGDHLFGLPGLLCSRSMAGNVQPLTLYGPKGLREFTETALRLSGSWTDYPLEIVEITAGEILDDGLRKVTAFALEHPLECYGYRVEEHDKPGALDAKALKTAGVKPGPWFQDLKAGKTIVLDDGRSINGSDFLAPATPGKSVAIFGDTAPCAGALELAKRVDVMVHETTLDSSMEEKANSRGHSSTRQAAQLALQAGVGRLIMTHVSSRYDEKGCQRLLDECRALFPATELAHDFAIFTV
- the nuoH gene encoding NADH-quinone oxidoreductase subunit NuoH produces the protein MSWITPDLIEILLSILKAVVILLVVVTCGAFMSFGERRLLGLFQNRYGPNRVGWGGSLQLVADMIKMFFKEDWIPKFSDRVIFTLAPMIAFTSLLLAFAIVPVSPNWVVADLNIGILFFLMMAGLAVYAVLFAGWSSNNKYSLLGAMRASAQTLSYEVFLGLSLMGVVAQAGSFNMTDIVNNQADIWNVIPQFFGFVTFAIAGVAVCHRHPFDQPEAEQELADGYHIEYSGMKFGLFFVGEYIGIVTISALMVTLFFGGWHGPFLPPFVWFALKTAFFMMMFILIRASLPRPRYDQVMSFGWKVCLPLTLVNLLVTAAVILWQAQ
- the elaB gene encoding stress response protein ElaB, encoding MTFHSDESRIDDDLELLSETLEEVLRSSGDPADQKYLELKARAELALEEVRNRVSHASDSYYYRAKQAVCRADDYVHEKPWRGIGVGATVGLVMGLLLARR
- a CDS encoding GNAT family N-acetyltransferase, with the protein product MIHWQDLHHTALTVQQLYAVLQLRCAVFVVEQQCPYQDVDGDDLVGENRHILGWHNNQLVAYARILKSDDDLEPVVIGRVIVSEALRGEKLGQQLMTQTLASCSQHWPHKALYLGAQAHLQAFYARFGFMAVTDVYDEDGIPHIGMAREA
- the nuoL gene encoding NADH-quinone oxidoreductase subunit L, encoding MNMLALTIILPLIGFVLLAFSRGRWSENLSATVGVGSIGLAALVTAFVGVDFFANGKQAFSVPLWTWMSVGDFNIGFNLVLDGLSLTMLSVVTGVGFLIHMFASWYMRGEEGYSRFFAYTNLFIASMVVLVLADNLLLMYLGWEGVGLCSYLLIGFYYTDPKNGAAAMKAFVVTRVGDVFLAFALFILYNELGTLNFREMVELAPAHFADGNNMLMWATLMLLGGAVGKSAQLPLQTWLADAMAGPTPVSALIHAATMVTAGVYLIARTHGLFLMTPEILHLVGIIGAITLVLAGFAALVQTDIKRVLAYSTMSQIGYMFLALGVQAWDAAIFHLMTHAFFKALLFLASGSVILACHHEQNIFKMGGLRKSIPLVYLCFLIGGAALSALPLITAGFFSKDEILAGAMANGHINLMVAGLVGAFMTSLYTFRMIFIVFHGKEQIHAHAGKGITHHLPLIVLMILSTFVGALIVPPLQGVLPATTELEHGRVMTLEITSGIVAIAGILIAAWLWLGQRTLVTSIANSAPGRLLGTWWYNAWGFDWLYDKVFVKPFLGIAWLLKRDPMNSMMNIPAILSRFAGKGLLLSENGYLRWYVASMSIGAVVVLALLMVLR
- the nuoI gene encoding NADH-quinone oxidoreductase subunit NuoI: MTLKELLVGFGTQVRSIWMIGLHAFAKRETQMYPEEPVYLPPRFRGRIVLTRDPDGEERCVACNLCAVACPVGCISLQKAETKDGRWYPEFFRINFSRCIFCGLCEEACPTTAIQLTPDFELGEYKRQDLVYEKEDLLISGPGKYPEYNFYRMAGMAIDGKDKGEAENEAKPIDVKSLLP
- the nuoK gene encoding NADH-quinone oxidoreductase subunit NuoK; translated protein: MIPLQHGLILAAVLFVLGLTGLVIRRNLLFMLIGLEIMINASALAFVVAGSYWGQTDGQVMYILAISLAAAEASIGLALLLQLHRRRQNLNIDSVSEMRG
- the nuoJ gene encoding NADH-quinone oxidoreductase subunit J; translation: MEFAFYICGLIAILATLRVITHTNPVHALLYLIISLLAISGVFFSLGAYFAGALEIIVYAGAIMVLFVFVVMMLNLGGSEIEQERQWLKPQVWIGPAILSAIMLVVIVYAILGVNDQGIDGTPISAKAVGISLFGPYVLAVELASMLLLAGLVVAFHVGREERMGEVLSNRTDDRAKRKTEEHA
- the nuoN gene encoding NADH-quinone oxidoreductase subunit NuoN; this translates as MTITPQHLIALLPLLIVGLTVVVVMLSIAWRRNHFLNATLSVIGLNAALVSLWFVGQAGAMDVTPLMRVDGFAMLYTGLVLLASLATCTFAYPWLEGYDDNREEFYLLVLIAALGGILLANANHLAALFLGIELISLPLFGLVGYAFRQKRSLEASIKYTILSAAASSFLLFGMALVYAQSGNLSFVALGKSLGDGMLHEPLLLAGFGLMIVGLGFKLSLVPFHLWTPDVYQGAPAPVSTFLATASKIAIFGVVMRLFLYAPVGDSEAVRIVLGVIAFASILFGNLMALSQTNIKRLLGYSSISHLGYLLVALIALQSGEMSMEAVGVYLAGYLFSSLGAFGVVSLMSSPYRGPDADSLFSYRGLFWHRPILAAVMTVMMLSLAGIPMTLGFIGKFYVLAVGVQANLWWLVAAVVVGSAIGLYYYLRVAVSLYLSAPQQLNRDAPSNWQYSAGGIVVLISALLVLILGVYPQPLISIVQLAAPLM
- a CDS encoding chemotaxis protein, with amino-acid sequence MNNFQKDIDDRTNLTLSNRFELLLFRLGKSVEEQKSELFGINVFKLREIVPMPTFTRPAGMKAPLLGMVNIRDQVIPVIDLPAVAGCKPETGLNILLITEYARSVQAFAVESVENIMRLDWQQVHTAEKAVNGRYITSIACLDDNKETNNLALVLDVEQILYDIVPSNHDLRATNLKTNKFSVTPGAVAIVAEDSKVARAMLEKGLNAMEIPHLMHVTGKDAWDKIQQLSQEALAEGKPVSEKIALVLTDLEMPEMDGFTLTRKIKSDERLKKIPVVIHSSLSGSANEDHVRRVKADGYVAKFEINELSSVIQEVMERAAKDISGPLVSRQLSA
- the nuoM gene encoding NADH-quinone oxidoreductase subunit M, which encodes MLLPWLILIPFIGGFLCWQTERFGVKVPRWIALITMGLTLALGLQLWLQGGYSLTQSAGIPQWQSEFVLPWIPRFGISIHLAIDGLSLLMVVLTGLLGVLAVLCSWNEIEKYQGFFHLNLMWILGGVIGVFLAIDMFLFFFFWEMMLVPMYFLIALWGHKASDGKTRITAATKFFIYTQASGLVMLIAILALVFVHYKATGVWTFNYEELLNTPMSHGVEYLLMLGFFIAFAVKMPVVPLHGWLPDAHSQAPTAGSVDLAGILLKTAAYGLLRFSLPLFPNASAEFAPIAMWLGVIGIFYGAWMAFNQYDIKRLIAYTSVSHMGFVLIAIYTGSQLAYQGAVIQMIAHGLSAAGLFILCGQLYERLHTRDMRMMGGLWGKMKWLPALSMFFAVCTLGMPGTGNFVGEFMILFGSYQVVPVITVISTFGLVFASVYSLAMLHRAYFGKAKSQIASVELPGMSLRELFIILLLVVLLVLLGFYPQPILDTSHSAMSNIQQWFVNSVTTTRP